The following coding sequences are from one Oryzisolibacter sp. LB2S window:
- a CDS encoding oxepin-CoA hydrolase, alternative type has product MPDNALMSRREGAVLVLSNNNPAARNALTPGFYTGLTEALRAAAGDAGVGAIVVTGEGGHFCAGGDLRQLIHRRELPIGERRQRLELLHNLVRALRDCPKPVIMAVEGAAAGAGLSLALAGDMLVAAKNAQFSVAYVKVGLTPDGGATALLAEFVSRQVLTELCLTGERVSGERMHALGVVNRLTEPGQALATAIALAQQIATGPDLAMARIKHLCRMAPRNTLEQQLELEALYMPLSQETAESLEGIGAFLEKRAPDFARLRKA; this is encoded by the coding sequence ATGCCCGACAACGCCCTGATGTCCCGCCGCGAAGGCGCGGTGCTGGTGCTGTCCAACAACAACCCGGCCGCGCGTAACGCGCTCACGCCGGGCTTCTACACGGGCCTGACCGAGGCGCTGCGCGCGGCCGCGGGCGATGCCGGCGTGGGCGCCATCGTGGTCACGGGCGAGGGCGGGCATTTCTGCGCGGGTGGCGACCTGCGCCAGCTCATCCACCGGCGCGAGCTGCCCATTGGCGAGCGGCGCCAGCGCCTGGAGCTGCTGCACAACCTGGTGCGCGCGCTGCGCGACTGCCCCAAGCCCGTCATCATGGCCGTGGAGGGTGCGGCCGCGGGTGCCGGCCTGTCGCTGGCGCTGGCCGGCGACATGCTGGTGGCGGCGAAAAACGCCCAGTTCTCCGTGGCCTATGTCAAGGTCGGGCTCACGCCCGATGGCGGTGCGACGGCGCTGCTGGCCGAGTTTGTCTCGCGCCAGGTATTGACCGAGCTGTGCCTGACGGGCGAACGCGTGAGCGGCGAGCGCATGCATGCGCTTGGCGTGGTCAACCGTCTGACCGAACCCGGCCAGGCCCTCGCGACGGCCATCGCGCTCGCGCAGCAGATTGCCACCGGCCCCGATCTGGCCATGGCGCGCATCAAGCACCTGTGCCGCATGGCGCCGCGCAACACGCTCGAGCAGCAGCTCGAGCTCGAGGCCTTGTACATGCCGCTGTCGCAGGAGACGGCCGAGTCGCTCGAGGGCATCGGCGCCTTTCTGGAAAAGCGCGCGCCCGACTTCGCCCGGCTGCGCAAGGCCTGA
- a CDS encoding CoA transferase, giving the protein MSQTPTQDLPLAGVRVLDLSRVFAGPMCAMVLADFGAEVIKVEHPGRGDDTRDWGLRIGKTETTYYNSMNRNKRSITIDLQSAEGLKIIHDLVPQCDVVIHNFKTGGAEKLGLGYEQLKALKGDLIYCAVAGYDVTGPEASRPGYDLVIQAEAGLMALNGEAGTPPLKFGVAVVDLMTGMYAAQAILAAMFSRERTGAGRLIEMALYDCGLMVTGYYGLDALKLGHDPERYGNAHPSIVPYGMYEAADGPLIIAVGNNAQFDKFCRQVIMRPDIVEDPRFATNVERARHRLELGPMLKEILHTFPRDLLLERLTAAGIPCGRVAGLHEALTSERTRRGALVQDMPHPVVGSTPVFAPPYRLDGRRLPIRSAPPTLGEGTRDVLTRLLALSDGELQRLQTQGVLTLPDL; this is encoded by the coding sequence ATGAGCCAAACACCTACCCAGGATCTGCCGCTGGCCGGCGTGCGCGTGCTCGACCTCTCGCGCGTGTTCGCGGGCCCCATGTGCGCCATGGTGCTGGCCGACTTCGGCGCCGAGGTCATCAAGGTCGAACACCCCGGCCGCGGCGACGACACGCGCGACTGGGGCCTGCGCATCGGCAAGACCGAGACCACCTACTACAACAGCATGAACCGCAACAAGCGGTCCATCACCATAGACCTGCAAAGCGCCGAGGGTCTGAAGATCATCCACGACCTCGTGCCCCAGTGCGACGTGGTCATCCACAACTTCAAGACCGGCGGCGCCGAGAAGCTGGGCCTGGGCTACGAGCAGCTCAAGGCCCTCAAGGGCGACCTGATCTACTGCGCCGTCGCCGGCTATGACGTGACCGGCCCCGAGGCCAGCCGGCCCGGTTATGACCTCGTCATCCAGGCCGAGGCCGGCCTCATGGCGCTCAACGGCGAGGCCGGCACGCCGCCGCTCAAGTTCGGCGTGGCCGTGGTAGACCTGATGACCGGCATGTATGCGGCACAGGCCATCCTGGCGGCCATGTTCAGCCGCGAGCGCACGGGCGCGGGCCGGCTCATAGAGATGGCGCTGTACGACTGCGGCCTCATGGTCACGGGCTACTACGGGCTCGATGCGCTGAAACTGGGCCACGACCCCGAGCGCTACGGCAACGCCCATCCGTCCATCGTGCCCTACGGCATGTATGAGGCGGCGGACGGGCCGCTCATCATCGCCGTGGGCAACAACGCCCAGTTCGACAAGTTCTGCCGGCAGGTGATCATGCGCCCGGACATCGTCGAGGACCCGCGCTTTGCCACCAATGTGGAGCGCGCCCGGCACCGCCTGGAGCTCGGCCCCATGCTCAAGGAAATTCTCCACACCTTCCCGCGCGACCTGCTGCTCGAACGCCTCACCGCCGCCGGCATTCCGTGCGGGCGCGTCGCCGGCCTGCACGAGGCCCTGACCAGCGAGCGCACGCGCCGCGGCGCCCTGGTGCAGGACATGCCGCACCCCGTGGTCGGCAGCACCCCCGTGTTCGCGCCGCCCTACCGCCTGGACGGCCGGCGCCTGCCGATTCGCAGCGCCCCGCCCACGCTGGGCGAGGGCACGCGCGACGTGCTCACGCGCCTGCTGGCACTGAGTGACGGCGAGCTGCAGCGGCTGCAGACGCAGGGCGTGCTGACGCTGCCGGATCTGTGA
- a CDS encoding tripartite tricarboxylate transporter substrate binding protein, with amino-acid sequence MKHSAITRRSALALAAAPLMASLAGGALAQGAWPDRMIKLVVPFPAGGPTDTASRIVGQKLADRLKQPVVVDNRPGASGSIAAVQVIKSPADGYTLMMLATPTLLAPHLYRKAGYDTVKDFTPVATVYDLPIVIVVNPQLLPQVTDLKGLIAHAKAQKTPLNYTSSGAGSFGHLSMELLKQMGGFDMQHVPYKGGVPAITDTIGGQVPIMYADLVAALPHIKAGKLRAIAVGSPQRVVMLPDVPTIAEQGVKGYDAVSWGGLLAPPGTPKAVADRIATEVKAILADKEVQDRLLGVGAIAHFQDPAQMGQRIQTDYARWGQIIRDKGIAPE; translated from the coding sequence ATGAAACATTCCGCCATCACCCGACGCAGCGCGCTGGCGCTGGCCGCAGCCCCCCTCATGGCCAGCCTGGCCGGCGGCGCCCTCGCGCAGGGCGCCTGGCCCGACAGAATGATCAAGCTGGTCGTGCCCTTCCCCGCGGGCGGGCCCACGGACACGGCCTCGCGCATCGTGGGCCAGAAGCTGGCCGACCGCCTCAAGCAGCCCGTGGTGGTGGACAACCGCCCCGGTGCCTCGGGGTCGATTGCCGCGGTGCAGGTCATCAAGAGCCCGGCCGACGGCTACACGCTGATGATGCTGGCCACGCCCACGCTGCTGGCGCCGCATCTGTACCGGAAGGCCGGCTACGACACGGTCAAGGACTTCACGCCCGTGGCCACGGTGTATGACCTGCCCATCGTCATCGTCGTCAACCCCCAGCTGCTGCCCCAGGTGACCGACCTCAAGGGCCTGATCGCCCACGCCAAGGCGCAAAAGACACCGCTCAACTACACCAGCTCGGGCGCGGGCAGCTTCGGTCACCTGAGCATGGAGCTGCTCAAGCAGATGGGCGGCTTCGACATGCAGCATGTGCCCTACAAGGGCGGCGTGCCGGCCATCACCGACACCATAGGCGGCCAGGTGCCCATCATGTATGCCGACCTGGTCGCCGCGCTGCCCCACATCAAGGCCGGCAAGCTGCGCGCCATCGCCGTGGGCTCGCCCCAGCGCGTGGTCATGCTGCCCGACGTGCCGACGATTGCCGAGCAGGGCGTCAAGGGCTACGACGCCGTGTCCTGGGGTGGCCTGCTTGCGCCGCCGGGCACGCCCAAGGCCGTGGCGGACCGCATCGCCACCGAGGTCAAGGCCATCCTGGCCGACAAGGAGGTGCAGGACAGGCTGCTCGGCGTGGGCGCCATCGCGCATTTCCAGGATCCGGCCCAGATGGGCCAGCGCATCCAGACCGACTACGCGCGCTGGGGCCAGATCATCCGCGACAAGGGCATTGCACCGGAGTGA
- a CDS encoding nitronate monooxygenase family protein, with amino-acid sequence MKTRITELFGIEHPIIQGGMHHVGYAELAAAVSNAGGLGVITGLTQKTPELLACEIARCREMTDKPFGVNLTFLPAVNPPDYPGYVRAIVEGGVKIVETAGNNPQKWLPALKDAGIKVIHKCTSVRHALKAESIGCDAISVDGFECGGHPGEDDIPNFILLPRAAEELKIPFVASGGMADGRSLVAALALGAEGMNMGTRFIATKEAPVHDNVKQTIVAASELDTRLILRPMRNTERVLVNAATERVLEKEKRLGSSIQFGDIAPELAGVYPRIMQGGDMDAGVWSCGMVAGLIRDVPSVKELIDRIMAEAESIIAQRLAGMLR; translated from the coding sequence ATGAAGACTCGCATCACAGAACTCTTTGGCATAGAGCACCCCATCATCCAGGGCGGCATGCACCACGTGGGCTATGCCGAGCTCGCGGCGGCCGTCTCCAACGCCGGGGGGCTGGGCGTCATCACGGGCCTGACGCAGAAGACGCCCGAGCTGCTGGCGTGCGAGATCGCGCGCTGCCGCGAGATGACGGACAAGCCCTTCGGCGTGAACCTGACCTTTCTGCCCGCGGTCAACCCGCCCGACTATCCCGGCTATGTGCGGGCCATCGTCGAGGGCGGCGTGAAGATCGTCGAGACGGCCGGCAACAACCCGCAGAAATGGCTTCCCGCGCTGAAGGACGCCGGCATCAAGGTCATCCACAAATGCACCTCGGTGCGCCATGCGCTCAAGGCCGAATCAATTGGCTGCGACGCCATCAGCGTGGACGGCTTCGAGTGCGGCGGCCACCCGGGCGAGGACGACATCCCCAACTTCATCCTGCTGCCGCGCGCGGCCGAGGAGCTCAAGATCCCTTTCGTCGCCTCGGGCGGCATGGCCGACGGGCGCTCGCTCGTGGCTGCGCTGGCGCTGGGCGCCGAGGGCATGAACATGGGCACGCGCTTCATCGCGACGAAAGAGGCGCCCGTGCACGACAACGTCAAGCAAACCATCGTCGCGGCGAGCGAGCTTGACACGCGCCTGATCCTGCGCCCCATGCGCAACACCGAGCGCGTGCTGGTCAACGCCGCCACCGAGCGCGTGCTCGAGAAGGAAAAGCGCCTGGGCAGCAGCATCCAGTTTGGCGACATCGCGCCCGAGCTCGCCGGGGTCTATCCGCGCATCATGCAGGGTGGCGACATGGACGCCGGCGTCTGGTCCTGCGGCATGGTCGCGGGCCTGATCCGCGACGTGCCCAGCGTCAAGGAGCTGATCGACCGCATCATGGCCGAGGCCGAGTCGATCATCGCCCAGCGCCTGGCCGGCATGCTGCGATGA
- a CDS encoding electron transfer flavoprotein subunit beta/FixA family protein yields MKILVPVKRVVDYNVKVRVKSDGTGVDIANVKMSMNPFDEIAVEEAVRLKEKGAATEVIAVSCGVAQCQETLRTALAIGADRAILVETPADLELQPLAVAKLLKALVDKEQPGLVILGKQAIDDDANQTGQMLAALADLPQATFASKVEVAGDKVSVTREVDGGLETLELSQPAVITTDLRLNEPRYVTLPNIMKAKKKPLETVKPEDLGVDVAPRLKTLKVAEPPKRGAGIKVPDVATLVAKLRNEAKVI; encoded by the coding sequence ATGAAAATCCTCGTCCCCGTCAAACGCGTGGTGGACTACAACGTGAAGGTCCGCGTGAAGTCGGACGGCACGGGTGTGGACATCGCCAACGTCAAGATGAGCATGAACCCCTTTGACGAGATCGCCGTCGAAGAGGCCGTGCGCCTCAAGGAAAAGGGCGCCGCCACCGAGGTCATCGCCGTCTCCTGCGGCGTGGCGCAATGCCAGGAAACCCTGCGCACCGCCCTGGCCATCGGCGCCGACCGCGCCATCCTGGTCGAGACCCCCGCCGACCTCGAGCTCCAGCCCCTGGCCGTGGCCAAGCTGCTCAAGGCCCTGGTCGACAAGGAACAGCCCGGCCTCGTGATCCTGGGCAAGCAGGCCATCGACGACGACGCCAACCAGACCGGCCAGATGCTCGCCGCGCTCGCCGACCTGCCCCAGGCCACGTTCGCGAGCAAGGTCGAGGTCGCAGGTGACAAGGTGAGCGTCACGCGCGAGGTCGACGGCGGCCTGGAAACCCTGGAGCTGAGCCAGCCGGCCGTCATCACCACCGACCTGCGCCTGAACGAGCCGCGCTACGTCACGCTGCCCAACATCATGAAGGCCAAGAAAAAGCCGCTCGAGACCGTCAAGCCCGAGGACCTGGGCGTGGACGTGGCCCCGCGCCTGAAGACCCTCAAGGTGGCCGAGCCCCCGAAGCGCGGCGCCGGCATCAAGGTGCCCGACGTGGCCACGCTGGTCGCCAAACTCAGGAACGAAGCCAAGGTGATCTGA
- a CDS encoding electron transfer flavoprotein subunit alpha/FixB family protein, producing the protein MTALANILVVAEHDNASLKSATLNTVTAAAACGGEVHVLVAGENAGAAAQAAAQIAGVAKVLHADGAALKDGLAENLAAQVLAIAGGYSHILFPATASGKNVAPCVAAKLDVAQISDITRVDSPDTYERPIYAGNAIATVQSADAVKVITVRGTGFDAAAATGGSAQVETIAAVQDAGKSRFVGREVTKSDRPELTAAKIIVSGGRALGSAEKFNEVITPLADKLGAAIGASRAAVDAGYAPNDLQVGQTGKIVAPQLYIACGISGAIQHLAGMKDSKVIVAINKDPEAPIFSVADYGLEADLFAAVPEMVKLL; encoded by the coding sequence ATGACCGCACTCGCGAACATTCTCGTCGTGGCTGAACACGACAACGCAAGCCTGAAGAGCGCCACCCTCAACACCGTCACGGCCGCCGCCGCCTGCGGGGGCGAGGTCCATGTGCTCGTCGCCGGAGAAAACGCTGGCGCCGCCGCCCAGGCCGCCGCCCAGATCGCCGGCGTCGCCAAGGTGCTGCACGCCGACGGCGCCGCCTTGAAGGACGGCCTGGCGGAAAACCTCGCCGCCCAGGTGCTCGCCATTGCCGGCGGCTACAGCCACATCCTGTTCCCGGCCACGGCCAGCGGCAAGAACGTGGCCCCGTGCGTGGCCGCCAAGCTCGACGTGGCGCAGATCAGCGACATCACCCGCGTCGACAGCCCCGACACCTACGAGCGCCCCATCTACGCGGGCAACGCGATTGCCACCGTGCAAAGCGCCGACGCCGTGAAGGTCATCACCGTGCGCGGCACGGGCTTTGATGCGGCAGCCGCCACCGGTGGCAGCGCCCAGGTCGAGACCATCGCCGCCGTGCAGGACGCGGGCAAGAGCCGCTTTGTGGGCCGCGAGGTCACCAAGAGCGACCGGCCCGAGCTCACCGCCGCCAAGATCATCGTCTCGGGCGGCCGCGCGCTGGGCAGTGCCGAGAAGTTCAACGAGGTCATCACGCCGCTGGCCGACAAACTCGGCGCGGCCATCGGTGCCTCCCGCGCGGCCGTGGACGCGGGCTATGCCCCGAACGACCTGCAGGTGGGCCAGACGGGCAAGATCGTCGCGCCCCAGCTCTACATCGCCTGCGGCATCTCGGGCGCCATCCAGCACCTGGCGGGCATGAAGGACAGCAAGGTCATCGTGGCCATCAACAAGGACCCCGAGGCGCCCATCTTCAGCGTGGCCGACTATGGGCTGGAGGCCGATCTGTTTGCGGCCGTGCCGGAGATGGTCAAGCTGCTGTGA
- a CDS encoding tripartite tricarboxylate transporter substrate binding protein, translating to MCMYLTRRKMVAMTAAALAATSAPSWAQAQDFPSKPITLIVPFPAGGSTDRHMRTLADLAGKQLGQPIVVDNRPGAGGTLGPGTMARTAKPDGYTITQFPMSMLRMAHMQKVAWNPITDFTYIIGVSGYTFGFTVRSDSPYRSFNDYIAAARKSPGAVDYGSTGAGTSPHLLMEELAENAKVKLTHVPFKGNADLQQALLGGHVSAQSDATGWDKYVDGGQMRLLLTFGEKRTTRWPEVPTAKELGYGVVSTSPYGLVGPKGMDPAIVQKLHDAFKKAMDDPRHAELMLQLNQDAWYRSGADYAQWAKEAFAKDKLLIERLGLGAK from the coding sequence ATGTGCATGTATTTGACGCGTCGGAAAATGGTGGCCATGACTGCTGCAGCGCTGGCTGCCACCAGCGCCCCCTCCTGGGCACAGGCACAGGACTTTCCGTCCAAGCCCATTACGCTGATCGTGCCCTTCCCGGCCGGCGGCTCCACCGATCGTCACATGCGTACCTTGGCCGATCTGGCCGGCAAGCAGTTGGGCCAGCCCATCGTCGTCGACAACCGGCCGGGTGCGGGCGGCACGCTGGGGCCTGGCACCATGGCACGCACGGCCAAGCCAGATGGCTACACGATCACACAGTTCCCGATGTCCATGCTGCGCATGGCGCACATGCAAAAGGTGGCGTGGAACCCCATCACCGACTTCACCTACATCATCGGCGTCTCGGGCTACACCTTCGGCTTTACGGTGCGCAGCGATTCGCCCTACAGGAGTTTCAACGACTACATAGCGGCCGCGCGCAAGAGTCCTGGCGCCGTGGACTATGGCTCCACGGGCGCAGGCACCTCGCCGCACCTGCTGATGGAGGAACTGGCCGAGAACGCCAAAGTCAAGTTGACCCATGTCCCGTTCAAGGGCAATGCCGACCTGCAGCAGGCGCTGCTCGGTGGCCACGTATCGGCGCAAAGCGATGCCACGGGCTGGGACAAGTACGTCGATGGCGGTCAGATGCGTCTGCTTCTGACGTTTGGAGAAAAGCGCACCACACGCTGGCCCGAGGTGCCCACGGCCAAGGAACTGGGCTATGGCGTGGTCTCCACCTCTCCCTATGGACTGGTTGGGCCCAAGGGCATGGATCCGGCCATCGTTCAGAAGCTGCACGATGCCTTCAAGAAGGCCATGGATGATCCGCGCCATGCCGAGCTGATGCTGCAGCTGAACCAGGATGCCTGGTACCGCTCGGGCGCCGACTATGCCCAATGGGCCAAGGAGGCCTTTGCCAAGGATAAGCTGCTGATCGAGCGCCTGGGCCTCGGGGCCAAGTGA